The proteins below come from a single Oerskovia jenensis genomic window:
- a CDS encoding ABC transporter ATP-binding protein: MSDQPAEGDALLAGSDRHPAEGDRHPAEGDASPFVALDGVWREFGGSRRTPPTAALAGVDLAVRAGRSVGIVGESGAGKSTLLRLLLGLDSPTRGTVSYRGAPLDRRDRALMRRYRREVQVVLQDPRTSLDPRMTVARIVAEPLRSLKIGGDVSARVDEVLGWVGLDPDARTKYPAQFSGGQRQRIAIARALAPSPSVLVGDEPVSALDVSVREQVMDLLRGLQSELGLTLVLVSHDMAIVGQLCEETVVLRGGEVVESGPTREVLTRPAAAYTRELLAAVPTLP; encoded by the coding sequence ATGAGCGACCAGCCCGCCGAGGGTGACGCCCTGCTTGCCGGGAGTGACCGGCACCCTGCCGAGGGCGACCGGCACCCTGCCGAGGGTGACGCCTCACCGTTCGTCGCGCTCGACGGGGTGTGGCGCGAGTTCGGCGGATCGCGCCGCACGCCCCCGACGGCGGCGCTCGCGGGCGTCGACCTCGCGGTCCGTGCGGGCCGCAGCGTGGGGATCGTGGGGGAGTCGGGCGCGGGGAAGTCGACGCTCCTGCGCCTCCTGCTTGGGCTCGACAGCCCGACGCGCGGCACGGTCTCCTACCGCGGCGCTCCCCTGGACCGCCGGGACCGCGCGCTCATGCGGCGGTATCGCCGCGAGGTGCAGGTCGTCCTCCAGGACCCGCGCACGTCGCTCGACCCGCGCATGACCGTCGCGCGGATCGTCGCCGAGCCGCTGCGCTCGCTCAAGATCGGCGGCGACGTGTCGGCGCGCGTCGACGAGGTGCTGGGATGGGTCGGCCTCGACCCCGACGCCCGGACGAAGTACCCGGCCCAGTTCTCCGGTGGCCAGCGTCAGCGCATCGCGATCGCGCGGGCCCTCGCGCCCTCGCCGTCGGTCCTGGTGGGCGACGAGCCCGTGAGTGCGCTCGACGTGTCGGTGCGTGAGCAGGTCATGGACCTGCTGCGCGGGCTCCAGAGCGAGCTGGGGCTCACGCTCGTCCTGGTCAGCCACGACATGGCGATCGTCGGGCAGCTCTGCGAGGAGACCGTCGTGCTGCGCGGGGGAGAGGTCGTCGAGTCCGGCCCCACGCGCGAGGTGCTGACCCGGCCCGCGGCCGCGTACACGCGCGAGCTGCTCGCGGCGGTGCCGACGCTGCCCTGA
- a CDS encoding FtsB family cell division protein: MPTNRRPSTPGASPRPGGGRSGGARGDGRSSTGRARGASGPTTSRSDAGTSGGAGTGAPKARPVTGATKGAGAAKGSSPTTGAGRKPAAPRKPSTTSAAGTGTGNRPAGAAKSPTSSSARTPRTPRTTTSTRAPALADRRRSRNGLLLPEVVTVRSLVIAVVVLLAVVLLLPTLRAYVNQTGELRALRAEVAAAEAERDDLQVQLGRWDDEAYVIAQARDRLSYVMPGERAWRVIDPESVVDDLDPETGRKVTDGPVGVEGNDGAPWYTSLWRSVQLAGEQPAPGETPPEDGADVPAETDPPTPTP, translated from the coding sequence ATGCCCACGAACCGTCGCCCGTCCACGCCCGGCGCCTCGCCGCGCCCGGGTGGCGGTCGCAGCGGAGGTGCGCGGGGCGACGGTCGGTCGTCGACCGGCCGCGCGCGGGGCGCCTCCGGCCCGACGACGTCACGCTCCGACGCGGGCACGTCCGGCGGGGCCGGCACGGGTGCCCCGAAGGCCCGACCGGTGACGGGCGCGACCAAGGGTGCGGGCGCAGCCAAGGGATCGAGCCCCACGACGGGAGCGGGGCGCAAGCCGGCGGCGCCGCGGAAGCCGTCGACCACGTCGGCGGCAGGCACGGGCACGGGGAACCGACCCGCCGGCGCCGCGAAGTCCCCGACCTCCTCGTCGGCGCGCACCCCGCGGACCCCGCGGACGACCACCTCGACGCGGGCTCCTGCGCTCGCGGACCGTCGCCGCAGCCGCAACGGCCTCCTGCTGCCCGAGGTGGTGACCGTCCGGTCGCTCGTGATCGCCGTCGTCGTGCTCCTTGCGGTCGTCCTGCTCCTGCCCACCCTGCGCGCCTACGTGAACCAGACCGGCGAGCTGCGTGCGCTGCGCGCCGAGGTCGCCGCGGCCGAGGCCGAGCGGGACGACCTCCAGGTCCAGCTCGGTCGATGGGACGACGAGGCGTACGTGATCGCCCAGGCGCGCGACCGGCTGAGCTACGTCATGCCGGGTGAACGCGCCTGGCGGGTCATCGACCCGGAGTCGGTCGTCGACGACCTCGACCCGGAGACGGGACGCAAGGTCACGGACGGCCCTGTCGGCGTCGAGGGCAACGACGGTGCACCCTGGTACACCTCGCTGTGGCGGTCTGTACAGCTCGCGGGGGAGCAGCCGGCACCGGGGGAGACACCGCCCGAGGACGGCGCCGACGTACCCGCCGAGACCGACCCGCCCACCCCCACGCCCTAG
- a CDS encoding ABC transporter substrate-binding protein, producing MRTFKAAAAVLATTLLLAACGSGGSGSASSSAAAGADAEIVIGSTNEPTGLVRNVGGSSGVSQTMTRNVFEGLTSVDVDGEVVPTLAKDWDVSEDGLVYTFHLQPGVTFHDGSALSAQDVVWSISQTIAPESKSARKNDLSVISAITAPDDATVQLDLSRRSQSLPFYLASVTIVRDGDTELTSDNGTGPYRFVEWTQGDHLTIERNDDYWGEPAKNSGVTFRFFQDTTALNNALATGDLDLVIAEDSPDQLVQFEGNDEFTITEGTSTTKQIWAFNDRVAPFDDVRVRQALYTAIDREKILDAVWDGRGRVIGSMVPPTDPWFVDQADVHSYDPQAAKDLLAQAGVSGLSIAVDYVAGDPSETIAQLLQADLQAVGVTLTLHPIDDATWYQKVYTDHDFQTTLMGHVNPRDVVWYANPDFYWGYDNKDVQQWVADADQAATADEQTALLTQVNETIGQEAASAWLYLDPQIRVARAEITGFPVNQVTESFYVADIVREG from the coding sequence ATGAGAACCTTCAAGGCAGCCGCCGCGGTCCTGGCGACGACCCTCCTGCTCGCCGCGTGCGGCTCGGGTGGGTCCGGCAGCGCGAGCAGCAGCGCCGCGGCAGGCGCTGACGCCGAGATCGTCATCGGCTCGACCAACGAGCCCACCGGACTGGTCCGCAACGTCGGCGGCAGCTCGGGCGTCTCGCAGACCATGACGCGCAACGTCTTCGAGGGCCTGACCTCGGTCGACGTCGACGGCGAGGTGGTCCCGACGCTCGCGAAGGACTGGGACGTGTCCGAGGACGGCCTCGTCTACACGTTCCACCTGCAGCCGGGCGTCACGTTCCACGACGGGTCCGCGCTGAGCGCGCAGGACGTCGTCTGGAGCATCTCGCAGACCATCGCACCCGAGTCCAAGAGCGCGCGCAAGAACGACCTGTCGGTCATCTCCGCGATCACGGCCCCCGACGACGCCACGGTGCAGCTCGACCTGTCGCGCCGCAGCCAGTCGCTGCCGTTCTACCTCGCGTCCGTCACGATCGTGCGGGACGGCGACACCGAGCTGACGAGCGACAACGGCACGGGCCCGTACCGTTTCGTCGAGTGGACGCAGGGCGACCACCTCACGATCGAGCGCAACGACGACTACTGGGGTGAGCCCGCCAAGAACTCGGGCGTCACGTTCCGCTTCTTCCAGGACACGACCGCGCTCAACAACGCGCTCGCGACCGGTGACCTCGACCTGGTCATCGCCGAGGACTCCCCGGACCAGCTCGTGCAGTTCGAGGGCAACGACGAGTTCACCATCACCGAGGGCACCTCGACGACCAAGCAGATCTGGGCCTTCAACGACCGCGTCGCGCCGTTCGACGACGTCCGCGTCCGCCAGGCCCTGTACACGGCGATCGACCGCGAGAAGATCCTCGACGCCGTGTGGGACGGACGCGGCCGGGTCATCGGCTCGATGGTCCCGCCGACCGACCCGTGGTTCGTCGACCAGGCCGACGTGCACTCCTACGACCCGCAGGCCGCGAAGGACCTGCTCGCGCAGGCCGGCGTGAGCGGCCTGAGCATCGCGGTCGACTACGTCGCGGGCGACCCGTCCGAGACCATCGCGCAGCTCCTCCAGGCGGACCTGCAGGCCGTGGGCGTCACGCTCACGCTCCACCCGATCGACGACGCGACCTGGTACCAGAAGGTCTACACGGACCACGACTTCCAGACCACGCTCATGGGGCACGTGAACCCGCGCGACGTCGTCTGGTACGCGAACCCCGACTTCTACTGGGGCTACGACAACAAGGACGTCCAGCAGTGGGTCGCGGACGCCGACCAGGCGGCCACGGCCGACGAGCAGACGGCCCTGCTGACCCAGGTCAACGAGACCATCGGGCAGGAGGCGGCGAGCGCCTGGCTGTACCTCGACCCGCAGATCCGGGTCGCGCGCGCCGAGATCACGGGCTTCCCGGTGAACCAGGTGACGGAGAGCTTCTACGTCGCCGACATCGTGCGGGAAGGCTGA
- a CDS encoding carbohydrate-binding module family 20 domain-containing protein — translation MMLSRTTRPVRTKPRRRLLAGLTALAVVTSGLVAGAVPAAAKAPTPSPVVASENGRGNVVLNMFQWTWDAVAAECTSTIGPAGFGYVQVSPPQEHIQGTAWWTSYQPVSYKIESKLGNRAEFQNMVNTCKAAGVGIVVDAVVNHTAGADTGSGTGTGGTSYSVDSFPGVPYGANDFNDCRANITNYGDRYNVQNCRLVSLQDLRTSSDYVRGKIAGYMNDLLGLGVAGFRIDAAKHIPAADLEAIKAKLTNPNVYWVHEVIGAGGEPVQPSEYLGSGDSHEFNYARTLKSRFDGSIASLDEIGNGLLTSDRAGVFVDNHDTERNGETMNYKWGAKYTLANAFMLSWPYGSPAVYTGYTWTDKDAGAPGATNASVPDASCSSSSWTCTQRWTEIAGMVGFHNTVEGTSVTNWWDDGNNNIAYGRGAKGYMAINNTASAVTRTYQTSLPAGTYCDVVATKDCSVTRTVSASGTFTATVPAYGALALHVGKTGGTPCTVDCPTTSATTVYYSTSTGWNAYKVHYKVGAGAWTTAPGVDMSAACTGWVSREIPANGATITAAFTNGSGTWDNNGGKDYALTGQHVQVSGGVVTVGNPCAGTGGGPGETEGDASFSVNATTVLGQNVYVVGSIPALGSWAPAAAKPLSSATYPVWKVVLDLPAGTTFEYKYVKKDGAGTVVWESGANRTATVGANGAVTLTDTWR, via the coding sequence ATGATGCTCAGCCGAACAACCAGACCTGTCCGCACGAAGCCGCGGCGCAGACTTCTCGCCGGGCTCACGGCGCTCGCCGTGGTCACGTCGGGCCTCGTCGCCGGGGCCGTGCCCGCCGCGGCCAAGGCACCGACGCCCTCACCCGTGGTCGCGTCCGAGAACGGCCGGGGGAACGTCGTCCTCAACATGTTCCAGTGGACGTGGGACGCCGTCGCCGCCGAGTGCACCAGCACGATCGGGCCCGCCGGGTTCGGCTACGTCCAGGTCTCCCCACCCCAGGAGCACATCCAGGGCACCGCGTGGTGGACCTCGTACCAGCCCGTGAGCTACAAGATCGAGTCCAAGCTCGGCAACCGCGCCGAGTTCCAGAACATGGTGAACACGTGCAAGGCGGCGGGCGTGGGCATCGTGGTCGACGCGGTCGTCAACCACACGGCAGGCGCCGACACCGGGTCCGGCACAGGCACCGGCGGGACCAGCTACTCGGTCGACAGCTTCCCGGGTGTCCCGTACGGCGCGAACGACTTCAACGACTGCCGCGCCAACATCACCAACTACGGCGACCGGTACAACGTCCAGAACTGCCGCCTCGTCTCGCTCCAGGACCTGCGCACGAGCTCCGACTACGTGCGCGGCAAGATCGCGGGATACATGAACGACCTGCTCGGCCTGGGCGTCGCAGGCTTCCGCATCGACGCGGCCAAGCACATCCCGGCCGCCGACCTCGAGGCCATCAAGGCCAAGCTGACCAACCCGAACGTCTACTGGGTCCACGAGGTCATCGGGGCCGGGGGAGAACCCGTCCAGCCCTCCGAGTACCTGGGCAGCGGGGACTCGCACGAGTTCAACTACGCGCGCACGCTCAAGAGCCGCTTCGACGGCAGCATCGCGAGCCTCGACGAGATCGGCAACGGGCTGCTCACGTCCGACCGCGCCGGGGTCTTCGTCGACAACCACGACACCGAGCGCAACGGCGAGACCATGAACTACAAGTGGGGCGCCAAGTACACGCTCGCCAACGCGTTCATGCTGTCGTGGCCCTACGGCTCGCCCGCGGTCTACACCGGCTACACGTGGACCGACAAGGACGCAGGGGCGCCCGGCGCCACCAACGCCTCGGTCCCCGACGCGAGCTGCTCCAGCAGCTCCTGGACCTGCACCCAGCGCTGGACGGAGATCGCCGGCATGGTCGGCTTCCACAACACGGTCGAGGGCACGTCCGTGACGAACTGGTGGGACGACGGCAACAACAACATCGCCTACGGCCGGGGGGCCAAGGGCTACATGGCGATCAACAACACCGCCTCCGCCGTCACGCGCACCTACCAGACGTCGCTGCCCGCGGGCACCTACTGCGACGTCGTGGCCACGAAGGACTGCTCGGTGACGCGGACCGTGAGCGCGTCGGGCACGTTCACCGCGACGGTCCCCGCGTACGGCGCGCTCGCGCTGCACGTCGGCAAGACCGGTGGCACGCCGTGCACGGTCGACTGCCCGACCACCTCCGCCACCACGGTCTACTACTCGACCTCGACGGGATGGAACGCGTACAAGGTCCACTACAAGGTCGGTGCGGGTGCCTGGACCACGGCCCCCGGGGTCGACATGTCCGCAGCCTGCACGGGCTGGGTCTCGCGCGAGATCCCCGCGAACGGGGCGACGATCACCGCCGCGTTCACCAACGGCTCGGGCACCTGGGACAACAACGGCGGCAAGGACTACGCCCTGACCGGGCAGCACGTCCAGGTCTCCGGTGGCGTCGTGACCGTGGGCAACCCGTGCGCGGGGACCGGTGGCGGTCCCGGTGAGACCGAGGGCGACGCGAGCTTCTCCGTGAACGCCACCACGGTCCTGGGGCAGAACGTCTACGTCGTGGGCAGCATCCCCGCCCTCGGCTCGTGGGCGCCCGCCGCGGCCAAGCCCCTGTCCTCCGCGACGTACCCCGTGTGGAAGGTCGTGCTCGACCTGCCCGCCGGGACGACCTTCGAGTACAAGTACGTGAAGAAGGACGGCGCGGGCACCGTGGTCTGGGAGAGCGGTGCCAACCGCACCGCGACGGTCGGGGCGAACGGGGCCGTGACGCTGACAGACACCTGGAGGTAG
- a CDS encoding MazG family protein, whose amino-acid sequence MTTSEQNRPADPLRESVAVMDRLYSPGGCPWDREQTHATLVRYLLEEAHELAEAIETGDRAGIREELGDLLLQVLFHARIASEDPVDPFTVDDVAADLVAKLVRRHPHVFADTAVTTGDGHAALYAQWDEIKQQEKQRESVLEGIPLAQGALARAQKVLSRAQRAGMGGVVAAPGPTAVVASVPPVAPGEAGDGRGAASSGTPVAVDAPGDVEVEVAYGRELLDVVRRAQADGVDAETALRVALREVERAIVSAEGDGHARRG is encoded by the coding sequence ATGACCACGAGCGAGCAGAACCGTCCCGCCGACCCCCTGCGCGAGTCCGTCGCCGTCATGGACCGGCTCTACTCGCCCGGCGGGTGCCCGTGGGACCGCGAGCAGACGCACGCGACCCTGGTCCGCTACCTGCTCGAGGAGGCGCACGAGCTCGCCGAGGCCATCGAGACGGGCGACCGGGCGGGCATTCGTGAGGAGCTGGGCGACCTGCTGCTCCAGGTGCTGTTCCACGCGCGCATCGCGAGCGAGGACCCGGTCGACCCGTTCACGGTCGACGACGTCGCGGCCGACCTCGTCGCCAAGCTCGTCAGGCGTCACCCGCACGTGTTCGCCGACACCGCGGTCACCACGGGTGACGGCCACGCGGCCCTGTACGCGCAGTGGGACGAGATCAAGCAGCAGGAGAAGCAGCGCGAGTCGGTGCTCGAGGGCATCCCGCTCGCGCAGGGCGCGCTCGCCCGCGCGCAGAAGGTCCTGTCCCGCGCGCAGCGTGCGGGGATGGGGGGAGTCGTCGCGGCTCCCGGCCCGACGGCGGTCGTCGCGTCGGTCCCTCCTGTCGCCCCGGGCGAGGCGGGGGACGGCAGGGGAGCGGCGTCGTCGGGCACGCCGGTCGCCGTGGACGCGCCGGGCGACGTGGAAGTGGAGGTCGCGTACGGGCGTGAGCTGCTCGACGTCGTCCGCCGAGCCCAGGCCGACGGGGTGGACGCCGAGACCGCGTTGCGGGTCGCGCTGCGCGAGGTCGAGCGGGCGATCGTCTCCGCCGAGGGTGACGGGCACGCCCGCCGGGGGTGA
- the eno gene encoding phosphopyruvate hydratase — protein MASIEAVGAREILDSRGNPTVEVEVVLDDGTFARAGVPSGASTGAFEAVERRDGDKSRYLGKGVEGAVNAVIDEIAPELLGFEAEDQRLIDQALIELDGTPNKGKLGANAILGVSLAVAKAAAKSSGLDLYRYVGGPNAHVLPVPMMNILNGGSHADSNVDIQEFMVAPIGATSFREALRTGAEVYHSLKSVLKSKGLATGLGDEGGFAPNLPSNRDALDLILVAIEQAGFTPGKDVGLALDVAATEFFKDGAYQFEGKATSSDDIIAYYKQLVADYPLVSIEDPLSEDEWSAWSQLVAEVGDKVQIVGDDLFVTNPERLAKGIELKSANSLLVKLNQIGTLTETLDAVELAQRNGFTAMVSHRSGETEDTTIADLSVAVNAGQIKTGAPARGERINKYNQLLRIEEALDDAGRYAGASAFPRWKA, from the coding sequence GTGGCAAGCATCGAAGCCGTTGGAGCACGCGAGATTCTCGACTCGCGCGGAAACCCCACCGTCGAGGTCGAGGTCGTGCTCGACGACGGTACCTTTGCCCGCGCCGGCGTCCCCTCGGGCGCCTCGACCGGCGCTTTCGAGGCCGTCGAGCGTCGTGACGGCGACAAGTCCCGCTACCTGGGCAAGGGTGTCGAGGGTGCGGTCAACGCCGTCATCGACGAGATCGCCCCCGAGCTCCTCGGCTTCGAGGCCGAGGACCAGCGCCTCATCGACCAGGCGCTGATCGAGCTCGACGGCACGCCGAACAAGGGCAAGCTCGGCGCGAACGCCATCCTCGGCGTCTCGCTCGCGGTCGCGAAGGCCGCCGCGAAGAGCTCGGGTCTGGACCTGTACCGCTACGTCGGTGGCCCGAACGCGCACGTCCTGCCCGTCCCCATGATGAACATCCTCAACGGTGGGTCGCACGCCGACTCCAACGTCGACATCCAGGAGTTCATGGTCGCCCCGATCGGCGCCACGTCCTTCCGTGAGGCGCTGCGCACCGGCGCAGAGGTCTACCACTCCCTGAAGTCCGTGCTCAAGAGCAAGGGCCTCGCGACGGGCCTCGGCGACGAGGGTGGCTTCGCCCCCAACCTGCCGAGCAACCGCGACGCGCTCGACCTGATCCTCGTCGCGATCGAGCAGGCCGGCTTCACGCCGGGCAAGGACGTGGGCCTCGCGCTCGACGTCGCCGCGACCGAGTTCTTCAAGGACGGCGCGTACCAGTTCGAGGGCAAGGCGACGAGCTCGGACGACATCATCGCCTACTACAAGCAGCTCGTGGCGGACTACCCGCTGGTCTCGATCGAGGACCCGCTGTCCGAGGACGAGTGGAGCGCCTGGTCGCAGCTCGTGGCCGAGGTCGGCGACAAGGTGCAGATCGTCGGTGACGACCTCTTCGTCACCAACCCGGAGCGTCTCGCCAAGGGCATCGAGCTCAAGTCGGCGAACTCGCTGCTCGTGAAGCTCAACCAGATCGGCACGCTCACGGAGACGCTCGACGCCGTCGAGCTCGCGCAGCGCAACGGCTTCACCGCGATGGTCTCGCACCGTTCGGGCGAGACCGAGGACACGACGATCGCGGACCTGTCCGTCGCCGTCAACGCCGGCCAGATCAAGACCGGTGCCCCCGCCCGTGGCGAGCGCATCAACAAGTACAACCAGCTCCTGCGCATCGAAGAGGCCCTGGACGACGCGGGCCGCTACGCCGGCGCCTCGGCGTTCCCGCGCTGGAAGGCATGA
- a CDS encoding DUF501 domain-containing protein, producing the protein MTAEDLEVLQEQLGRPARGVVGIAARCVCGRPLVVHTAPRLPDGTPFPTTYYLTSPGAVAGASTLEANSVMKEMSERLTQDEALAAAYTRAHEHYLAARESLGHVEEIAGISAGGMPVRVKCLHVLVGHALAAGPGVNPLGDEALVMISGTWRADRCTC; encoded by the coding sequence GTGACTGCCGAGGACCTCGAGGTCCTGCAGGAGCAGCTCGGTCGCCCGGCACGGGGCGTCGTGGGCATCGCCGCGCGCTGCGTGTGCGGCCGCCCGCTCGTCGTGCACACCGCACCGCGCCTGCCCGACGGCACCCCGTTCCCCACGACCTACTACCTGACCAGCCCCGGCGCGGTCGCAGGGGCCTCGACGCTCGAGGCGAACAGCGTCATGAAGGAGATGTCCGAGCGGCTGACCCAGGACGAGGCTCTCGCGGCCGCCTACACCCGGGCGCACGAGCACTACCTCGCGGCGCGCGAGTCGCTCGGGCACGTCGAGGAGATCGCGGGCATCTCGGCGGGCGGCATGCCCGTGCGGGTCAAGTGTCTGCACGTGCTCGTGGGCCACGCGCTCGCGGCCGGTCCTGGCGTGAACCCGCTGGGTGACGAGGCGCTCGTCATGATCTCGGGCACCTGGCGCGCGGACCGCTGCACCTGCTGA
- a CDS encoding ABC transporter permease — translation MSRYLLTRVGTLLLSLVLASVVVFAVLRFLPGDSAGTSLGVGTTSDQLDQLRADLGTDQPLWTQYGQWVAGLFSGSAGTSFVSRLPVGELIASKLAITLPLSLAAFVVSVLVSVPLGVVAAVKRRGVVGVTVSAVSQLGVAVPVFWVGVILVWVFALEAGVLPPGGFPRQGWEDPAAAVRSLVLPVATVAIAMSSVMVRYVRSATLDVLDQDYVRTARSLGYGRWHALARHGLRNGAVPVVAILGIELATSLLGAVVVENVFALPGLGTLLVSSVAGRDLPVVQALVLGLTAVVLVTNFLVDLAQRGIDPRLRAGSALGGAR, via the coding sequence ATGTCCCGCTACCTCCTGACGCGCGTCGGCACGCTGCTGCTGTCGTTGGTCCTCGCGAGCGTCGTGGTCTTCGCCGTCCTCCGTTTCCTGCCGGGCGACAGCGCGGGCACGTCGCTCGGCGTGGGCACCACGAGCGACCAGCTCGACCAGCTGCGTGCCGACCTCGGCACCGACCAGCCCCTGTGGACGCAGTACGGGCAGTGGGTGGCGGGGCTGTTCTCGGGCAGTGCGGGGACGTCGTTCGTCTCGCGCCTGCCCGTGGGGGAGCTGATCGCGAGCAAGCTCGCGATCACGCTGCCGCTGAGCCTCGCGGCCTTCGTGGTCTCGGTGCTCGTGTCGGTGCCGCTCGGGGTGGTCGCGGCGGTCAAGCGCCGCGGCGTCGTGGGGGTCACGGTCTCGGCCGTGTCGCAGCTGGGCGTCGCGGTGCCGGTCTTCTGGGTCGGCGTGATCCTGGTGTGGGTGTTCGCGCTCGAGGCGGGGGTCCTGCCCCCCGGCGGGTTCCCGCGCCAGGGCTGGGAGGACCCCGCGGCGGCCGTGCGGTCGCTCGTCCTGCCGGTGGCGACCGTGGCCATCGCGATGTCGTCGGTCATGGTGCGCTATGTGCGGTCGGCGACGCTCGACGTGCTGGACCAGGACTACGTCCGCACGGCCCGCTCGCTCGGCTACGGCCGGTGGCACGCCCTGGCGCGCCACGGTCTGCGCAACGGCGCGGTCCCGGTCGTCGCGATCCTCGGCATCGAGCTCGCGACGTCGTTGCTGGGGGCCGTGGTCGTGGAGAACGTCTTCGCGCTCCCGGGCCTCGGCACGCTCCTGGTGTCGTCTGTCGCGGGGCGCGACCTGCCGGTCGTGCAGGCCCTCGTCCTGGGCCTGACGGCCGTCGTCCTCGTCACGAACTTCCTGGTCGACCTCGCCCAGCGCGGCATCGACCCCCGGCTGCGCGCCGGTTCTGCCCTCGGAGGAGCCCGATGA
- a CDS encoding ABC transporter permease: MSIDLGGEIPVAEGSGRLVPAREEGVVAPSPGGGGPKRARRRSVSPSFVAGLVMVGLVAVVGVVAVFWTPYDVSAGAAGTGGRLEGPSAQFWAGTDRLGRDLLSQLMGGATVAMTVAIASVVIAGVLGLAIGVVAAATTRWADVALLNVIDLMIAFPTLLLAMLIVTVRGASLTSAIVAIGISGAAVVARVTRVNAARVLREDYVTAATASGTGWWGTILRHVLPNVAPTLLVQLMLLAGGAILAEASLSYLGLGSPTALSWGRLLSAAQKSVAVQPLGAILPGLLIAWTVLGLNLLGDGIRERTDPSLRGDR, from the coding sequence ATGAGCATCGACCTGGGCGGGGAGATCCCCGTCGCCGAAGGATCCGGGCGGCTCGTCCCGGCGCGCGAGGAGGGCGTGGTCGCGCCGTCCCCCGGGGGCGGTGGTCCCAAGCGGGCCCGACGGCGGAGCGTGAGCCCGTCGTTCGTCGCGGGTCTGGTCATGGTCGGGTTGGTCGCCGTGGTCGGTGTCGTCGCGGTCTTCTGGACGCCGTACGACGTGAGCGCGGGGGCGGCCGGCACGGGCGGACGGCTCGAGGGACCGAGCGCCCAGTTCTGGGCGGGCACCGACCGCCTGGGACGCGACCTGCTGAGCCAGCTCATGGGCGGGGCCACGGTCGCGATGACCGTGGCGATCGCCTCGGTCGTCATCGCAGGCGTGCTGGGCCTCGCGATCGGCGTGGTCGCGGCGGCGACGACGCGGTGGGCCGACGTCGCGCTCCTCAACGTCATCGACCTGATGATCGCGTTCCCGACCCTGCTGCTGGCCATGCTCATCGTGACGGTCCGCGGTGCGTCGCTGACCTCGGCGATCGTGGCGATCGGCATCTCCGGGGCTGCGGTGGTCGCGCGCGTCACGCGGGTCAACGCCGCGCGCGTGCTGCGCGAGGACTACGTGACGGCCGCGACGGCGTCGGGCACCGGATGGTGGGGGACGATCCTGCGCCACGTGCTGCCCAACGTGGCCCCCACCCTGCTGGTCCAGCTCATGCTGCTCGCGGGCGGCGCGATCCTCGCCGAGGCGTCGCTGTCCTACCTGGGGCTCGGCTCGCCGACCGCCCTGTCCTGGGGGCGGCTGCTCAGCGCCGCCCAGAAGTCCGTCGCGGTCCAGCCGCTCGGGGCGATCCTGCCCGGGCTGCTCATCGCGTGGACCGTCCTCGGCCTGAACCTGCTGGGCGACGGCATCCGTGAACGGACCGACCCGAGCCTGCGAGGCGACCGATGA
- a CDS encoding ATP-binding cassette domain-containing protein has translation MTRTTPPTPSTAGPATSTTGLEVRDLTVRTSSGRVLLDRVSWRVAPGERLGVIGESGSGKSLTAAAILGLLPDGMTATGQVLLDGTDLLSLGEEALRRVRGARIAMVFQEPFTALDPLMTIGRQIAGPLRLHRKVSRARAAELAADLCRLVRLDDTERILGSYPWQLSGGQRQRACLAMALACEPDVLIADEPTTALDVTVQAEILDLLDDLIERTGTALVFVSHDLPVVARVTRDLVVMRHGKVVEATSVARALEAPEDPYTRSLLAAARAVTHLPTLHPTTLHPTTQEDR, from the coding sequence ATGACCCGCACGACCCCTCCCACGCCGAGCACCGCCGGCCCCGCGACGAGCACCACCGGGCTCGAGGTGCGGGACCTGACGGTGCGGACGTCGTCGGGCCGGGTGCTGCTCGACCGTGTGAGCTGGCGCGTCGCGCCCGGCGAGCGCCTGGGCGTGATCGGCGAGTCCGGCTCGGGCAAGTCGCTCACCGCGGCCGCGATCCTCGGGCTGCTGCCCGACGGCATGACCGCGACCGGGCAGGTCCTGCTCGACGGGACCGACCTGCTGAGCCTCGGCGAGGAGGCCCTGCGCCGCGTGCGCGGGGCGCGGATCGCCATGGTCTTCCAGGAGCCCTTCACGGCGCTCGACCCGCTCATGACGATCGGTCGGCAGATCGCCGGGCCGCTGCGCCTGCACCGCAAGGTCTCGCGTGCCCGGGCCGCCGAGCTCGCCGCCGACCTGTGCCGCCTGGTGCGCCTCGACGACACCGAGCGCATCCTCGGGTCCTACCCGTGGCAGCTCTCGGGCGGACAGCGCCAGCGCGCGTGCCTCGCGATGGCGCTCGCGTGCGAGCCCGACGTGCTCATCGCCGACGAGCCCACCACGGCCCTCGACGTGACCGTCCAGGCCGAGATCCTCGACCTGCTCGACGACCTCATCGAGCGCACCGGGACCGCCCTGGTGTTCGTGTCGCACGACCTGCCGGTCGTCGCCCGCGTCACGCGCGACCTCGTCGTCATGCGGCACGGGAAGGTCGTCGAGGCCACGAGCGTCGCTCGCGCCCTCGAGGCTCCCGAGGACCCGTACACCCGGTCGCTGCTCGCCGCCGCACGCGCCGTGACCCACCTGCCGACCCTGCACCCGACCACCCTGCACCCGACCACCCAGGAGGACCGATGA